The DNA segment ACAGCCCGAGCAGCAGCGATCCCACCACGCGCTCCTTCGCCGCGTAGCGAAAACCGCCGACCACACAGTCGGCGGTGCGCATGCGCTTGAACTTCTGCATCCCGGTGCGCTCGCCGGTCTGGTACGGGATGTCGGCGCGCTTGGCCATGATGCCGTCGAGCCCCGATCCCAGCGACTGCAGCCATTCCTCGGCGCTCTGGCGCTCCGCGGTCTGCGGCGCGATCTTCACCAGCGAATCGGCGCCGACGTAGCGATCGACGAAGGCTTCGAGCGCCGCCCGGCGCTCGCGCAGCGGCCGCGCCACGAGGCTGCGTCCTTTGTCGTCGACGAGCAGATCGAAGACGAGGAACAGCGCCGGGTGCTCCCGCGAGAGCTTTTCGACGCGGCTCTTCGCCGGATGGATGCGCATGAGAAGCTGGTCGAAGGAGAACGCCGAGTGTTCGGGCACGACGAGCTCGCCGTCGACCACGAAGCGCTTCGCCCTGAGCTTCGCGAGCGCCGCCACGACCTCGGGAAAATAGCGGTTGAACGGCTGGCCCGATTTCGAGCGCAGGTCGACCTCCGAGTCTTCGCCGAACGCGAGGCAGCGAAAGCCGTCGAACTTCGGCTCGTACAGCCACTCGGGGCCGTTCGGCAGGCTGCCGACGAGCTTCGCCTCCATCGGCTCGTAATCGAAGGGGATCGGAAGCGTCACGGCACCGCCTTCACGAGCCGCTCGAGATCGAAGCGTCCCTGCGTCGACAGCATCGGCGCCCACAGGTCGCCGAGCTTCGCGATGCGCCGCGGGACGTTGGCCATCGTGTAATCCTCGATGCGCGCACCCTTCTCGATCTCTTTCCACGTCACCGGCGTCGATACCGTCGCCTGCGGTTTGGGTCGCGGCGAGTACACCGATGCGAGCGTGCGGCCCCACGCGTTCTGGTTGTAATCGACGAGCACGCGCCCTTCCGGCCGCTTGGCCACGCGATATTCGGCCGTGATGATGTCGGGCTTGAGCTTCGCCATGTCCTGCGCGAAACGCTTGGCGAAATGCCACACCTGCTTCTGCGTCGGGCCGCGCCTGATCGCGACGTAGACGTGGATGCCCTTGGACCCCGTGGTCTTGGCGATCGGCGTCATGCCGAGGCCTTCGAGCGCGTCGCGCACCAGCAGCGCGGTTTCGCGCACCGTCTCGAACGACGCGCCGGGGACCGGATCGAGGTCGAAGTGCAGGAAGTCGGGCCGGTCGACGTCGTCGCAGCGCGCGTACCACGGGTTGAGGTCGATGCAGCCGAGATTGATGATCCACAGCAGGCTGGCGGCATCCTGCACCATGGGGAAGTCGATGACGTTGCCCGACGCGTGCCCGATCGAGCACGTCTCTATCCACTCCGGCCGCGGGCTCGGCACGCGCTTCATGAAGAAGAAATCGCCCGCGGCGCCGTTCGGATAGCGCTTCATCACCATCGCGCGGTGTTCGATATGCGGGAGCAGCGCCGCCGCCACGTCGGCGTAGTACTGGAGCAGGTCGCGCTTGGTGAGACCGAGCTCCGGCCAGAAGATCTTGTTGAGGTTGGTCAGCCGCACCGTGCGCCCGCCGATCGCAATCTCGGCCTCGTCGACGGCCGCGGGTATGACGATGCGCTCGACGGACTGGCCGCCGCGGCGCCCACGGCCGCTTACCGAGCTTCGCGATGGATGACGCGTGCGGGTTGCACGCTCGCCGGCGGCCATGTGCATGCGCTGGCAGGAAGCAATGCGTGGACCTGTTCGACCGCAGGCGGAGTGCGGGGCGCAGCCACGCGCGCGATACAATGGCAGCCCGGCGCTCCCATCGTATCGCCGCATCAGCCCCTCAGGAGCCTCGCATGACCCATAAAGCACCCGCCAACGACTCCGAGTTCCCGCACGGCGTCGCGCTGCTGCGCGATCCGCTGCGCAACAAGGGAACCGCGTTCACCGGCGAAGAGCGTGACGCGCTCGGCCTGCGCGGCCTGCTGCCCGCGCGCGTGCACACGCAGAAAGAGCAGGCCGCGCGCGTCATGACCAACCTGCGCGCGCTCTCCGACCCGCTGGAGAAGTACGTCGCCCTCAACGCGCTGCACGACCGCAACGAAGCGCTCTATTTCCGCGTGGTGATCGACCACATCGACGAAGTGATGCCGATCATCTACACGCCGGTCGTCGGGCTGGCGTGCCAGCAATACGGCAAGGTGTTCCAACGGCCTCGCGGCCTGTGGATCACCAGCGAAGACCGCGGCCGCGTGCGCGAGGTGCTGAAGAACTGGCCGTATCCCGCGAAGATGATCGTGGTGACCGACGGCGAGCGCATCCTCGGCCTGGGCGATCTCGGCGCACAGGGCATGGGCATCCCGGTCGGCAAGCTCGCGCTGTACACCGGCTGCGGCGGGATCGCGCCGCACCTGTGCCTGCCCGTGACGATCGACGTCGGCACCAACAACGCGGAGCTGCTGGCGAACCCGTTCTACATCGGCCTGCGCCAGCGCCGCGTGACCGGACAGGCGTACGACGAGCTGATGGAAGAGTTCATCACCGCCGCGCGCGAAGTGTTCCCGGGCGTGGTCATCCAGTTCGAGGACTTCGCGAACCACAACGCGTTCCGGCTGCTCGAGATGTATCGCGAGCGCATCCCGACCTTCAACGACGACATCCAGGGCACGGCGGCGGTCGCGCTCGCGGGCATCTTCTCGGGCTTACGCATCACCGGCGAGAAGCTCACCGACCAGACCTTCCTCTTCATGGGCGCGGGCGAGGCCGCGGTCGGCATCGCCGACCTCATCTCCTCGGCGATGGAGAGCAACGGTCTGTCGCGCGCGGACGCGCGCAAGCGCTGCTGGCTGTTCGATTCACAGGGCCTGGTGGTCAAGAGCCGCACCAAGCTCGCCGAGCACAAGCTCGGCTATGCGCACGACGCGCCGGGCACCGAGAGCTTCGTCGACGCGATCAAGCGGCTGAAGCCGAGCGGCATCATCGGCGTCGCCGCGGTGGGCGGCACGTTCACGCGCGAGGTGCTGGAAGAGATGGCGAAGATCAACCAGCGTCCGATCGTGTTCGCGCTCTCCAACCCGACCTCGCAGTCGGAGTGCACCGCCGAGGAAGCGTACCGCTGGACCGGCGGGCGCGCGCTGTTCGCCTGCGGCAGCCCGTTCGATCCGGTGACGATCAACGGCCAGACCTTCGTGCCGCGGCAGGGCAACAACTCGTACATCTTCCCAGGGATCGGGCTCGGCGCGGTCGTGAGCGAGACCAGCCAGATCTCCGACGAGGTGTTCATGGCGGCCGCCTACAAGCTCGCGCACCTCGTCACCGAGTCCGACCTGAACCAGGGCTCGCTCTACCCCGCCCTGTCGCGCACCCGCGAGGTGTCGGCGCACATCGGCGCCGCCGTGGTCGAGGCCGCGCACGCCAGGAAGCTCACCGGCCGCAAAAAGCCGGCGGACGTGCTCGGCGACGTCGAGGCCCGGATGTACGAGCCGGGGTATTCGAGCTACATTTAGACCGCGCTACAGTTCGCCGCCATGCCGCCGTAATGGCACATGACGGCGCGCGGTCCTTGGGCGCGGGCTTTGCGTTTAGTATATTGCGGTTAATTTTCAGGATATTGGGCCTATAGCCATGGCCGAAGCAGCAGCGCGCACGCTCGTCACGAGCGTGTTGTTCCTCGATATCGTCGGCTATTCGAAGAAATCGGTCGCCGACCAGATGTCGGTGAAGACGCGTTTCAACGACGCGCTCGCGAAATCGCTGAAGCCGCTCGCGACGGCCGACCGGGTCATTCTCGACACCGGCGACGGCGCGGCGGTCACCTTTCTCGGCAACCCGGAAGACGCGCTGTTCTCGGGCCTGATCCTGCAGAGCTCGACCGATCTGCCGGTGCGCATGGGCATCAACCTGGGGCCGGTGCGGCTGGTGCGCGACCTCAACGGCCAGACCAACATCCTCGGCGACGGCATCAACGTGGGCCAGCGCGTGATGAGCTTCGCCGACCCCGGCCAGCTCCTCGTCTCGCGCTCGTTCTACGAAGTGGTGTCGCGCCTCTCCGATGTCTACGAAGGGCTCTTCGAGCACGTCGGAGAGCGCAAGGACAAGCACGTGCGCGCGCACGAGGTCTATGCGGTGAATGTCTCGGTCGAAGCGCTGCCCGAGCTCGTCGAAGCGACGTGGGGCACCGACTGGGCGGCCTCGGTCGGACTGCCGACCAGCATCGACCGCCAGATCGACGAGCGCGCGGACCTGCCGGCGCAGGTCTTCGACGCCGGCAGCCATCTCGTGGTGTCGGGCTACAGCCAGCTCTCGGTGCTCTCGGCGGTCGAAGACCTCGAGCGTCAGGGCGTCCAGCTACGCTCGCCGATCTCCAAGATGGGCAACAAGTGGCTGGCGACGTGCAGCCAGCTGCCGACGGCCGCCGACGACTGCAAGGTCGAGGAGCTCGGGCTGATGCGCATCGTCACCGGACCCACGCGCGAAGGCGTGGAAGACAAGGTTCAGGAGCTCCTCCAGAGCGGCGCGCGCCTCGTGCACGACATCGACGAAGCGAGCGGCGTGTTCACCGCCGTGCTGGAAGTCAATAACTAGTGCAGTAGCGCAGGCTGCGATTCTTCAGACGGGTCGCGCTCGGTCAGGCCGTGTTTCTTCGCGTCCTCCACGCATGCCCACAGGTCGCGGAAGCGCCGCTGCGCGCGCGTGACTCCGTGCGCATCCACGTGCATCCATCGCCACAGACCGTCGGCATCGCGCTCGATTGCCCAATCGACCATCGTCATCGTAGACCTCGCGGTGACTGAGAGAAAGACACAAACCCGGTAGACGAGCAAAGCCTGTACCGACGCGCGGGGTCCGACCCGGCTCCTCTGGGGTCGGACCCCGGTTTTGCTAGTCGACCTTGGCCCCGGCGGCCTTCACGAGCTTGCCGAGCTTCTGGATGTCCGACTGCAAATGCGCCGTGACCTGCTCGGGCGCCATGCTGATCGGGTCGGCGCCCTGCTTCGCCCACGCGTCCTTGATCGCGGGCGTCGAGACCATGCGCGCAAGCTCCCTGCTGAGACGCGCGACGACGTCGGCGGGCATCCTAGCCGGGCCGATCACGCCGCTGTAGAGCACGATGTCGAAGCCTTTCAACGTCTCGCCGATCGCGGGCACGTCCGGCAGCGCGGGCGAGCGCTTCGCGGTCGTCACGCCGAGCGCGCGCAGCTTGCCGGCCTGGATGTTGGAGATCGCGGCGGGCGTGGTGCCGAACGTCACCGCGATCTCGCCGCTCAGCACCGCCGCGACCGCGGGCGCGCTGCCCTTGTACGGCACGTGCACCATCTTGACGCCGCCGACGGTGTTCAGGGTCTCGCCGGTGAGGTGCAGGATCGTGCCCGCGCCCGACGAGCCGTAGGGCACTTCACCGGGACGCGCTTTCGCGAACGCGATCAGCTCCTTCACGTTTCTCACCGGCAGCGACGGGTGCACCACCATGACGAGCGGCGTCGCGGCGACCATGCCGATCTGCGTGAAATCGCGCACCGAGTCGTACGGCAGCCTGCTGTAGAGGGTCGCGTTGATCGCGTGCGTCGTCATGTCGACGAAGTACAGGGTGTAGCCGTCCGGCGGCGCCTTGGCCGTGA comes from the Burkholderiales bacterium genome and includes:
- a CDS encoding NAD-dependent malic enzyme; the protein is MTHKAPANDSEFPHGVALLRDPLRNKGTAFTGEERDALGLRGLLPARVHTQKEQAARVMTNLRALSDPLEKYVALNALHDRNEALYFRVVIDHIDEVMPIIYTPVVGLACQQYGKVFQRPRGLWITSEDRGRVREVLKNWPYPAKMIVVTDGERILGLGDLGAQGMGIPVGKLALYTGCGGIAPHLCLPVTIDVGTNNAELLANPFYIGLRQRRVTGQAYDELMEEFITAAREVFPGVVIQFEDFANHNAFRLLEMYRERIPTFNDDIQGTAAVALAGIFSGLRITGEKLTDQTFLFMGAGEAAVGIADLISSAMESNGLSRADARKRCWLFDSQGLVVKSRTKLAEHKLGYAHDAPGTESFVDAIKRLKPSGIIGVAAVGGTFTREVLEEMAKINQRPIVFALSNPTSQSECTAEEAYRWTGGRALFACGSPFDPVTINGQTFVPRQGNNSYIFPGIGLGAVVSETSQISDEVFMAAAYKLAHLVTESDLNQGSLYPALSRTREVSAHIGAAVVEAAHARKLTGRKKPADVLGDVEARMYEPGYSSYI
- a CDS encoding ATP-dependent DNA ligase, whose translation is MTLPIPFDYEPMEAKLVGSLPNGPEWLYEPKFDGFRCLAFGEDSEVDLRSKSGQPFNRYFPEVVAALAKLRAKRFVVDGELVVPEHSAFSFDQLLMRIHPAKSRVEKLSREHPALFLVFDLLVDDKGRSLVARPLRERRAALEAFVDRYVGADSLVKIAPQTAERQSAEEWLQSLGSGLDGIMAKRADIPYQTGERTGMQKFKRMRTADCVVGGFRYAAKERVVGSLLLGLYDETGLLNHVGFCANIKSEEKPALTAKLEALREAPGFSGSKPGGPSRWSTERSGEWEPLATRLVVEVQYDHFSGGRFRHGTKFLRWRPEKEPRQCTMEQVAQEASETLSLLAPA
- a CDS encoding tripartite tricarboxylate transporter substrate binding protein, which gives rise to MRFIPSILCAVCAALPLTAAAQGYPTKPVRVIVGFTPGGISDVLSRVMSNHLGAAMGQQFIVDNRPGAGTTIAADLTAKAPPDGYTLYFVDMTTHAINATLYSRLPYDSVRDFTQIGMVAATPLVMVVHPSLPVRNVKELIAFAKARPGEVPYGSSGAGTILHLTGETLNTVGGVKMVHVPYKGSAPAVAAVLSGEIAVTFGTTPAAISNIQAGKLRALGVTTAKRSPALPDVPAIGETLKGFDIVLYSGVIGPARMPADVVARLSRELARMVSTPAIKDAWAKQGADPISMAPEQVTAHLQSDIQKLGKLVKAAGAKVD
- the ligD gene encoding non-homologous end-joining DNA ligase yields the protein MHMAAGERATRTRHPSRSSVSGRGRRGGQSVERIVIPAAVDEAEIAIGGRTVRLTNLNKIFWPELGLTKRDLLQYYADVAAALLPHIEHRAMVMKRYPNGAAGDFFFMKRVPSPRPEWIETCSIGHASGNVIDFPMVQDAASLLWIINLGCIDLNPWYARCDDVDRPDFLHFDLDPVPGASFETVRETALLVRDALEGLGMTPIAKTTGSKGIHVYVAIRRGPTQKQVWHFAKRFAQDMAKLKPDIITAEYRVAKRPEGRVLVDYNQNAWGRTLASVYSPRPKPQATVSTPVTWKEIEKGARIEDYTMANVPRRIAKLGDLWAPMLSTQGRFDLERLVKAVP